Below is a genomic region from Streptomyces ferrugineus.
GGCATTAGCGTGGGCCACCAGGACCTCCGAGGTGAGTGAAGACGGCAATCTCCACTACGCCCGGAGGTCCCTCCATGATCAACAACCGGTAGCGGGCGTGTCACCAACCTCCCGGCCGAGTACAACTAGGGCAGCGGGTGTCCGCGCCAGGTCCACGACAGGGGCACGGGCGTGACCACCACGTCCACGCGCGGCTCGTGCACCTCGGTGAGCGGCGCCGTCCCGGCATCCTCGGGCACCCCGAGGATGGCGACGCGTCCGGCCCCGCGAGCTCGCGGCAACCCCACGACCGCGACGAGCGTCTCCAGCGGCACCTCGCAGATCCCCTCCGGTCGCGCCGGCCCACCCGTGCCGTCAGCCGTGCGTGCGGAAGATCCGGTCGAGGTGGTGGTCCAGGACCGCGGCGGCGTACTCCGGGCTGCGCTGGCCGACGAGGATGCTGGTGCCCAGGCCCGCGGACATGGCAAGCAGGCTGACTGCTTCCAACCGCGTGTCCAGACCGGGGTCGAGCAGACCCGCCTCTCGCGCCTGCTGGAGGAGTCCGGCCACGGCGTCCTCGGCGGCGTCCGGGTTCTTGATGAAGGGCTGGGCGGCGAGGGCCGGGTCGTTGACGGAGAGGACCGCGTACGAGGTGTAGAGGTGGTGGAAGGTGCGGCTCTCCTCGTCGGTCGGCAGGGCCGCCATCAGCACTGCCTCCACCGTCGCGCGCGGGCCCGGGCTGTCCCCGGCGGCGCGGACGCGGGCGGAGACCCGTTCCCTGAATCTCTCCGTCAGCTGCTCCAAGCCGAAGAGCAGCAACTTCTCTTTCGTCTCGAAGTAGTACTGCACGAGCCGCAGTGACACACCCGCCTCCGCGGCCACGTCGCGCATCCCCACGGCGTGCAGGCCGCGCCGCCCGGCGACGCGGACGAGCGCCTCGGCGATCTGGGTGCGCCGTTCCGCGTGATCCACGCGCTTGGGCATCGTCCGGTCCTTTGCTCCTAGGGCTCCTGGAAGCTTTTGATGATACAGCCGTACCAGGTCTCGCGAGCTTTTCATGGTACGTTCGTATCACGAAACCGAGCCCCGGAGGTGGCCGTGCCCGAGACCACTGCGCGTACCCAGGCCGATGTCGGCCGCTATGTGAGCGACGCCTGGCGTGAGCGTTACTTCGCGGCCTGCGACGCGGTCTACGCGCTGGGCGCACCGGCCCTCGCGGAACAGGACGTGGAGACCTCTTTCGGCACCACCCACGTGTACCGCTACGGCCCCGCCGAGCCGGCGGCCCAGTCCCGCACCCCGGTCGTACTGGTCCATGGGGCGGGCTCCTGCTCCGCCATCTGGTACCCGAACACCCCCGACCTCAGCGCCGAGCGCCCTGTCTACGCCCTCGACACCCCCGGGGACCCCGGACGCAGCGTCCAGCGCGCCCCGCTTCACCGGCCCGAGCACGCCGCGCAGTGGCTTGAGGAGACACTCGCCGGGCTCGGCCTCGACCGCGTCCACCTTGTCGGCACGTCCTACGGCGGCTGGCTCGCGCTGAACCAGGCGCACCGCAGGCCGGACCGCCTCGCCTCGGTCACCCTGCTCGACCCCGGTGGCCTGGAGAAGGTGGGGCCGCGCTTCTTCGTCTGGCTGTTCGTCAGCCTCTTCGCGACCTTCGCGCCCAAGGCGCTGCGTCCGCGCCTCGCGGCCTGGCTGGAGCAGCCGGTCCTCGTCATGCCGGAGCTGCGCACCATGATCAGGACGGCTGTGCGTGCCTTCCGCATCCGCCGCCCGTCTCCGCTGCCCCTGTCCGAAGACGAACTCTCCACCATCCGCACCCCGCTCTACCTGGTACTCGGCAAGCGCAGCCTCTTGCTGCACCCGCACCGGCAAGTGGAGCGCGTGCCCCGCCTGATACCGGGCGCCCGCGCCGAGATCGTCTCCGGCACCGGCCACGGCCCACAGATCGACCACGCGAAGGAGACCAACCGCCGGATGCTGGACTTCATGGCCTCCGTCGACTGAGGGACGACGGGCGACGCCCCTTCCCGGAAGTTCCCGGCGGCGTTCGGAGCCGTTCTGCTCGGATCGCGCCTCGGCGATGGTGATGGCTTTGCGGGAGCAGGGGTCCAGGCGATGCGCTCGGCCGCTTGGGAGGCGCCCGTGCTCAGCCGGGTGCCGAACGACCCGTGGCTCAGTGCTTGAGTCGGCCCCGCTCGGCGGTGGCCGGCTCTCTCACCCGTGTGCCGATAGGACGTCGCGGAGAGTGAGGGGGAGGCGGCCGGTCAGCTGGGTGTAGTCGTTGCGCACTCGATCCCAGCGCTGCTCGCGCACCGAGGCGAACATGGACGAAAAGGCGTAGAGCCACCAGGGATCCAGGCCGGTCGCCGCCGTCTCGGCACAGTACGTGTCAGCCGGGATGTCCACGTAGGCGACAGGCGTCTCCCACGCCTCCGCCGTGATCGAGGCGATGCCTGCCAGGTCCACCGACTCGGGTCCCGTGATGTCATGGTGACGACCGGTCGGCTCACCCAGCGCGAGTGCGGCGAGGGCGCGCGCCACGTCGTCGCGCGCCACCAGGGAGACCCGGCCATCCGCTGCCGGAAGCCTCAGCAGCCCGGTCGCACGCGCCTCGGTGAGCCAGCTCCGGAAGAACTCCATGTACAGCGAAGCCCTGGCGAACGAGCATGGCACGCCGGAGGCCAGAAGCAGATCCTCGGTGAGCCGGTTGACCACCGCGTAGCAGAACGGGGACGCCGGGTCGGCGTCGACGCTGCTCAGCGCCGCGACATGACCGACGCGCTCAGCCGCCGCAGCGGCGACGACGTTGCGGTGGTGCAGCAGCACCCGGGCATCGGGCCCGTCACTGGAGATGAAGACCAGCACGTCCACGCCCTTCAGCGCCGCACGCAGAGCGGGCAGATCGGCGTAGTCGGCAACGGCGACCTCCACCTGCGGCGGCAACGCGTCCGCAGGCGGCTTCCGCCTGGTCATCGCTACCACGTCCACGTCGGCCCGGCCCGCGAGCAACCGCACCACCCGCCCGCCCAGGCTGCCAGCCGCCCCCGTCACCGCGATGCGCATCGTCGCCCCCGTCGCCTTGTCGTCAGTCACACAACCGTAGGCAGTCAGGCGCGGCAGCGGCACGGCCCAGTGTCCCGTCTCGCTGAAGTTGAGGCAGGGCAGCGCTCTGACCTGGGGTGCTTCAGGCTGAGCGAGACGTTGGATATTCGTCGGTCTCGCTCAAACTGAGGGATTCCGTCACGAGCCCCTGGGCTTGTGAGCAGGAGGAAACCTTGCTGGCCCTGCAAAGGTTCCTCGCTCTCGTCGGATGTGCGGACCATCTGAGCCCAAGACGCTGGCTTGCTCATCAGGTGTTGACGTGTTCAGGGGACACGGACTGCTGGCTGAGCTAGGGCTGACTGTGTGCGAAGAGGACCGCCCCTGGAACGCTCTCGTCGAGGTCGAGGAGCATGTGGGCCTCGACCGTGAAGCCAGCATCGCGAAGCCAGGTTGTCACTTGATCAGGTTGGCGGCGGTGGACGTAAACGTTCATCGGGTGACCGCCGTAGCCCTGCGTCTTCAGCCTCGACTCGTCACCGACGTGGAAGCCGACCAGCAGTTGTCCACCAGGGCGTAGCACCCGGTGGAAGTGGCTGAAGACCGTGGGCACGGCATCGTCGGGGACGTGTATCAACGACCAGAAGGCGAGCAGGCCGGCGAGCGAAGCGTCTGCGAGGTGGAGATCCGTCATCGAGCCGACTTCGAACCGCAGGCTGGGGTGGTCGCGCCGAGCGAGGTCGATCATCGCGGGTGAAAGATCGATGCCGAACGCGTCCACGCCCAGCTCGTGCAGGTGAGCGGTGACGTGTCCAGGTCCGCAGCCCACGTCCGCCACCGGCCCGCCGCTGGTGGCGTGCACCAACTCGGCGAACAATGCCAGAGCTGCTCGAAGGTAGGGCTCCCCGGCCAGAGCCTCGCGCAGCTGGTCGGCATAGCTGACCGCGACCGTGTCGTAGGACGCGCGGGTGTCTGCTAACCACTGGTCCGTGTTCATGCCTCGACACAGTAGCCCCAGTGATCAGGATGTCGTGCAGAGTCGGTGTGACGGATGATCACCGCTGACGAACCCGAACAAGTCCGTGAGGTCCTTTCGTCCCTGACGCCGGACAGGTAGCGCCTCGACCTTCGACCGCGTGGTGTTTCACCGTGCATGAGAGGGGGTGTGTCGCAGAAGTCTGCGCATGATGAGTGGAGGCCACCACTCTGGCGTGCCGGGTGCAGCCGACGCCACCCGCATCAGTTGACGTTCCTGTTCGTCCATCCGTTCATTGATCCTTTCCGCGACCCGTGTGATTTCGCTTGTGAACCATGGGATGGCGGTCGTTCTCAGCCGTCGTTCGGGAGGCAACCGCCGCTCGAACTCTCGGTGAAAGAGCTGAACATCGCGGGGGCTGCCGAGAGCTCGGTGGCGCCAGACCGGAGACGCGTAGATCCCCAGGACTTCGACGAGGTCTGGCAGGAGAGCGGCCTCGCGCATTGCGTAACTTCGGCGAGCAAGGGGCTTGTTGGGAGCGATGAGGTCGAGAAGGCGTTCGGTCCTGTTGACGGCATATCCGTGCTTGGCCAGCTCGCGCCAGAAGTCGACGCATTCCTGGTAGGCAGCGAGAACCCTTCGGGGTGTCCGCCGTCGAAAGAGCCGATGGAGTCTCCGCTGCGCATGGACGATCTCAGGGGCCCGGTTGAGGCTGAACTGTCCGTCGATGGGACCGGCGAAGTTGGCCATGTAGTGCCCGTGGTGGGTGCCCGTCCATCGGCGGTGTTTGACACAGAGGTGATGGTGTCCACTGATGACCCAGATTTCGACTTTCCAGTCGTCCTGTCCGGTGCGGGCCGCAACGCAGGGATGGCAGGCCCAGCTGCGGGCGAGACCTTCGTACTGCTCGTGGGGCCAGGGGCCTGGAGTGGCCAGCTCGGGCAATTTCCGCATCAGCAGAAGAGGGGCCTGCCCGCTGCGCGTGGCTAGGAGTTTCACGTTGTCTTGGGGCGATTCCGCTGTGTAGAAGCGGCGGAGTATGCGTTCGGGCGGCAGCCTGTTGAGCAGGGCGAGCCGTGCAATGTAGGATCGCAGGGTCTCGTTCGGGAAGGGGGTGGTGGTCAGGGGGAGCGGCCAGGCTGGTCCGTAGAGGTCCGCGGAGGGGGTCATGCCGATGTCCGGTAGGCGCTCTCGCTGGCGTGGTCGACGTGAATGGTGTGCAGCTGGCGGCGGGTGATCCGCTCGCTGCCGTCGAGGATTGCCGAGATGGCGGCGGCCCGGATCAGGTGAGAGAGGCTGCCGATCATGCCGCCGGTGCGTTGGTGGAGGTAGGCGTGCAGCTTGGCCAGGGTTCCTGGAGTGTGGTGATGCAGGCGGAGGGTGTCCTCCATGGTCGCCACCAGCCCTTCCCACTCCGCTCCGGGCGGGAAGGGGCCGGTGTGCAGGAGTGTGCAGCGGCCAGCGATCTGGCCGCCCCGGATTCCGGTGAACAGCCCGGAATGCTCGACGTCGATGCCCGCATAGACGAATGTGGCGGGCAGGTGCTCGGTGAAGTACTTCAGATGGTCGGACAACTCCTCACCCGCGATGGTGGCGAGGTTCATCAGGTGGATCTCATCGACCAAGACGAGATCGGTGCGGGCCTCCGTAAGCACTTGGCAGACGGAGCTGGTGATGTCGGCGGTGTTGTGCCTGGGGGAAATGGTCGGCAGCTTGAGGAACCGGGCGAACTCCAGCGCGAGCTTGCGGGCCGAACCCTTGGGCGGGGCTGTCACATAGACCACCGGGATGCGCCGGCTGTCTCCGTAACGCTGCCGGATGCGAAGCTCGTGTAGGCGGCCGAGTTGCCGCAGTGCGGTGGTCTTCCCGGTGGTGCGCTCCCCGGAGATGATCAGGCCGCGGCGGGCGCCGTGCTCGCGCCGGTTCAGCAAGGTCAAAAGGCGCCCTTGGTGGGCGACCTCTTTGACAGTGGAGGTGCGCACGACCTGGAGTTCGGAGTGGTAATCAATGCGGGCCTCGTCGTAGTCGGCGCGCGCTTCGTCGTCCATGGACTCCCACTGCTTGGGCGGGGCGAGATCGAAGGTCGCGAGGTCCTTCTCGACGAAGCGGCGCCAGCCGCTCAGGGAGGTGGGCGGTTCGATCCGCTCGTCGTCGCCCGCCGGTGGTTCGCGTTCGTCGGGGGTGTTCACCGCCATCGTTTTGCCTCCTCACGGGCGTCGAAGATGCCCAGTGGCACCACCTTGGCCACCTCCTCGTTCTCCTCGGCGGCTTCGGGATCCGGGTCCGGTTCGGGCTGGGGTGCCTGGTTGGCCGCCGGCAGTTCGGGACGGGGCCAAGTGGTGGTGCTCGTGGCACGGGTGCGGGCGGCGACCTTGCGGTCGCGCCGGTTGACCGCCCGGCGCCTGCCCTTGCTCTGGCCTGCGGACCGCTCGGCTCCGCCTTCGGGACCGTCGGCCGCGCGGTCCAACAGCTTGACGGCGGCCTGTGCGACTTCCTCCTCGTGCGGTCGGCGTCGTTCGCGTTCGGTCAGTACTTGGTGGGCTCGGTCGAAGACCAACTCGCCCATCGGGACCGGAGAAGTGCGCAGGTGGCGCCAGGTCGTGGTGATCCACCCTTGGCCGCGGTGGTTGCGTACCCAGACGCAGGAGATGTCGTAGGGGTCGTAGTGGACTTCCCATCTCTTGCCGTCCGGCCCTGCCCCCGAGGGCTGTCTCCGGTAGGGTCTGAGTTCGCGGGCGTCGTAGGTTCGGTTGTTGATCCGCACCCCGCCGGCGCCGATGACCCGCCACTCGCGCGGCATGAGCTTGATGTACTCCTCTGGGCTGAGTGCGACTGGGACGTATCCGGCCGCCGACACCAGCGCGGCGTACTTCTCGTTCGGAGTCAGCGGACGGTCCGGCATCAGCGGGTCGCGCAGTCCGTCATGGGGCCTGGTCTGCCAGATGGCGACGACCCATTCCTGCAAGAGTTCCTGGAGTTCGTGGATGGACCAGGCTGCCTGCGCGGCCGGGTCTTTGCCGCGCGTCTCCGCGCTGCGGCCGGTGTAGCCGGCCACGTACTGGGCGAACATCGTCGCCACCGAGCCCAGCGTTCGCTCGACGTGCGGTTTGTCAGTCGGGGTGTCCGGGTGCGCGGGCTGGAACGAAATCCCCAGGTGGCGGCAGGCGTTGCGGAAGTTGTCCGAGATGTATGCCTTGCCGCGGTCGCTGACCACTGTCTCCGGGACGATCACTGGTTTCGCGGCGGCCTGGGCCAGCCGCTCGTCCAGCGGCAGCAGTGAGGTGTAGGGCAGCACCGAGCGTGACATGCGCAAAGCGTCCGACCAGCCCGGCCGCATCGGCTCCGGCGTCATCGCGCGCGCCAGCAGGAGCGCGGCGTCCACCGCCTTCGTCGACGGCCGCAGCACCACCGCCGTCAGTGTCCTGGTGGCCACGTCCACCAGCCCAGTCAGCTCGCAGCGGTCCACCTTGCCGTCGTCGTGGATCACCATGATGTCCAGCGGCGTGGAGTCGATCTCCATGACCTCGCCCGGCCGGGCCGCTGTCAGCTGTCCGAACATCCGCTTCGGCTGCTTGCCCAGCGAGCGGCGAGTGCGTGCCGACCCCAGCAGATGCCGTCCCGTCGAAACCGCCTCCAGTAGCCGGTAGAACGCGGCCCGCGACGGCATCATCACCGCTCCGGCGCCGTGCTCGGCCGCCAGGAGCCGTTCGACCTTGCGCCGCAGCACCTGCGCGGACACCGTCGCCTCATCGGTCCGGCTGTTCACGACCTGCTCGATCGCGGCCACCACCCGCGGATCGGCCCGGCTCGTGCCGGTGGAGGGCTTGACCAGCCGCCGGTCCACCAGCCCCGCCACCCCCTCGCGCTCGAAACGGGTCCGCAACCGCTGAAGGGTGCTCAAAGACACCTCCTCACCGGCCTCGCGCAGCTCGGCGAGCTTGGCCAGCTCCCGCTGGCGCACCGAGTGCACCTCCGGGTCGTACTCGCGCCTCACGGTCGTGCCAGGAGTCGCGTCCGGGCGGCCCGTCATCAGCTCGGTCAGGTGCCGCTGCCACCAAAGGGCCCGCTCCGCCACCTCCTCGGGCAGCCCGTCCAGCACTCCCTCCTCGGGCAGCGGCGGCCGGGCCGGGCCGGTGCTGAGCACTGCGAAGCCCTCCGAAGCCAGCAGATGCCCGAGCAGCACGACGCTCGCCGCATGGGCGTCATCGACCAGGCGAACCGATGTGCCGTGCAGGGCGGCGACGGTGTGCTCACGCCCGTCGTAGTGGACCCGGTCACCCAGCGACAGCAGCCGCGGACGCGTCGACATCCCAGCCCACCCCCTTCACCGCCGCAGGCACCAGCCGCACCAGCGACGCGGCTGACAAGCGCTCCGTCCGCAGTTCCGTCGTCAACTCGTGGTGCCAGAGCAGGTGGTAGAGCACCGGCAGCACCGCGAGCGGATCACCGACCGCCCGAGCACCCGCCAGCAACCCCAGTGGCTCGCTGAACACCGCCCGCAGAGCGTCGGCCACTGGTTCCCGCCGCACTCTGGGATGCCGGTAGCCCGACAGCCACCGCAGGTTCGCCACCGACACCGGATCGAGCACTCCGAGCCGTTCATAGCCCCAGCCGACCCGGGGGCAGGCCGCAGCCGTCGCTGCGAACTTCGCCGCGTCCTCGGGCTCGATGCGCTCGTCCGGACGCACATCCAGCACCACGGCCGTGCCGTCCCGTCTGCGCACGAAGTAGTCCGGCGTGTGCCTGATCCGCCGACCCCGGCCGCCGTACCGCCACGACAGCCGGAACGGCTGTGAGGCCACCGCCACCACGTCCGGCTCGGCATCCAGCCGCATCAGGTGCCCGAGTTCCGCCCGGGACTCGTAACCCACCAGCTCGGAGCAGGTTGCAGCCCAGTACCAGCCGGGGAAGTTCCGCTGCCCGCGGTACGACGGGAACGCACGCACCTGCCCGGCCGCCTCGAAAAGGGTCGGCCACATCACCTCAAGCGGCCCGCCATGCACCTCACCTCGGGCGTCGGTGTACTCCAGCCAGAATTCCTCCGCCTCCACCCGCCACCCTCACTCGGCGCTGACCAGGTGGAACGACCGTAGGGGGCGCAAGAAGCCAGAACCTCAGATTGATCGAGACGTCACACCAGATGCCCGAGATTGAGCGAGACGTGCGGGCGGATGCCTCACGATGACCGGGACTGCCTCAACTTCGCAGAGACAGGTCACTCAGGCTCAACACGATGTCGACGTGTCGTGGCGCACTTTTGCAAGCAGGCGCTTGCAATAGTTAGCGGAGATGCGGCAAGCTGGAGGCATGGCATCGCTCAACGTCGGCAATCTCGGTGACTATCTGCGCGAGCAGCGGCGCAACGCGCAGCTGTCGTTGCGGCAGCTCGCCGATGCCGCCGGGGTGTCCAATCCGTATCTGAGCCAGATCGAGCGCGGGCTGCGCAAGCCGAGCGCGGAGGTGTTGCAGCAGGTCGCCAAGGCCCTGCGGATCTCCGCCGAGACGCTGTACGTCCGGGCCGGCATCCTCGACGCCGAGCGGGACCGTGACGAGGTGGAGACGCGCGCCGTCATCCTCGCCGATCCCACACTGAACGAGCGGCAGAAGCAGGTACTGCTCCAGATCTACGAGTCCTTCCGCAAGGAGAACGGGTTCGGGATATCCCCCGAGGCGGAGGAGGCGGTGGCCGAGTCGGTCAAGGCCGTCGGGCTGGACCTGGACTCGCCGTCCCCGCCGAGCGACACCGAGGGCGCCGACACGGCCGTACGCCGCAGCCGTACGCCCCGCGAGAGCGGCACGGATGCCGCGGAAGCCACGGCCGACGGCGGCCGTAAGTCTCCCGCACGCCGTACTCGCACCACCCGCACCACCCGCAACACCGGAAAGACCCGCACCACCCGCACCACCCGTACGTCCGACGGCAGCGACGCCGACCCGGAGAACCCGACCGACCCCCAGCAGTCGGACGGCTGACCACGCACCGCCCGAGCCGCCGCACGCACGACGCGCACCGGCGTCGGCACGCGGCAGGCAGCAGTCGTCAGAAGTCAGCAGTCCGGCAGGCCGCGGGGACCCAAAACCCTCACTGAAAAGCAACCCGGGAGGACCACCACCATGGCCATCGCCGACGACCTGCGTAAGACCCTCAGCGACCCGACCCCGCTCTACTTCGCCGCCGGCACCGCCGACCTCGCCTTCCAGCAGGCCAAGAAGGTGCCCGGCCTGGTGGAGCAGCTGCGCGCCGAGGCGCCGGCCCGGTTCGAGGCCGTTCGCAACACCGACCCGAAGGCGGTCCAGGAGAAGGCCACCCACCGCGCCAAGGAGGCGGGTGCCAAGGCCAAGGAGGCGCAGGAGACCTTCCAGACCAAGGTCAACGAGTTCGTCAGCAACCTGGACGCCGACGTCAAGAAGTTCGGCAGCAACCTCGACGCGGACGTCAAGAAGTTCGGCAGCAACCTCGACGCCGATCTGAAGAAGTTCGGCGAGAGCGCCCAGGACTTCGCCCTGCGCACCCTCGGCGTCGCCGCCGAGTACGCCGTGAAGGCCCGTGAGACCTACGAGAAGGTCGCCGAGCACGGCGAGCAGGCCGTGAAGACCTGGCGCGGCGAGGCGGCCGAGGAGATCGAGGAGCTCGCGGTAGCCGTCGAGCCGAAGGCCGAGCCGGTCGAGGCCAAGGAGGACAAGGCCGAGACCAAGGCGGCCGAGCCCAAGCCCGCCGAGGCCAGGCCCGCCCCGGCGAAGAAGGTCACCGCCAAGAAGGCCCCGGCGCGCAAGACCACCGCCAAGAAGACGACCCCGCCCGCCAAGTAACACGGACGGGT
It encodes:
- a CDS encoding TnsA-like heteromeric transposase endonuclease subunit, translating into MEAEEFWLEYTDARGEVHGGPLEVMWPTLFEAAGQVRAFPSYRGQRNFPGWYWAATCSELVGYESRAELGHLMRLDAEPDVVAVASQPFRLSWRYGGRGRRIRHTPDYFVRRRDGTAVVLDVRPDERIEPEDAAKFAATAAACPRVGWGYERLGVLDPVSVANLRWLSGYRHPRVRREPVADALRAVFSEPLGLLAGARAVGDPLAVLPVLYHLLWHHELTTELRTERLSAASLVRLVPAAVKGVGWDVDASAAAVAG
- a CDS encoding ATP-binding protein, which gives rise to MAVNTPDEREPPAGDDERIEPPTSLSGWRRFVEKDLATFDLAPPKQWESMDDEARADYDEARIDYHSELQVVRTSTVKEVAHQGRLLTLLNRREHGARRGLIISGERTTGKTTALRQLGRLHELRIRQRYGDSRRIPVVYVTAPPKGSARKLALEFARFLKLPTISPRHNTADITSSVCQVLTEARTDLVLVDEIHLMNLATIAGEELSDHLKYFTEHLPATFVYAGIDVEHSGLFTGIRGGQIAGRCTLLHTGPFPPGAEWEGLVATMEDTLRLHHHTPGTLAKLHAYLHQRTGGMIGSLSHLIRAAAISAILDGSERITRRQLHTIHVDHASESAYRTSA
- a CDS encoding helix-turn-helix domain-containing protein; its protein translation is MASLNVGNLGDYLREQRRNAQLSLRQLADAAGVSNPYLSQIERGLRKPSAEVLQQVAKALRISAETLYVRAGILDAERDRDEVETRAVILADPTLNERQKQVLLQIYESFRKENGFGISPEAEEAVAESVKAVGLDLDSPSPPSDTEGADTAVRRSRTPRESGTDAAEATADGGRKSPARRTRTTRTTRNTGKTRTTRTTRTSDGSDADPENPTDPQQSDG
- a CDS encoding NAD(P)H-binding protein produces the protein MTDDKATGATMRIAVTGAAGSLGGRVVRLLAGRADVDVVAMTRRKPPADALPPQVEVAVADYADLPALRAALKGVDVLVFISSDGPDARVLLHHRNVVAAAAAERVGHVAALSSVDADPASPFCYAVVNRLTEDLLLASGVPCSFARASLYMEFFRSWLTEARATGLLRLPAADGRVSLVARDDVARALAALALGEPTGRHHDITGPESVDLAGIASITAEAWETPVAYVDIPADTYCAETAATGLDPWWLYAFSSMFASVREQRWDRVRNDYTQLTGRLPLTLRDVLSAHG
- a CDS encoding Mu transposase C-terminal domain-containing protein, producing the protein MSTRPRLLSLGDRVHYDGREHTVAALHGTSVRLVDDAHAASVVLLGHLLASEGFAVLSTGPARPPLPEEGVLDGLPEEVAERALWWQRHLTELMTGRPDATPGTTVRREYDPEVHSVRQRELAKLAELREAGEEVSLSTLQRLRTRFEREGVAGLVDRRLVKPSTGTSRADPRVVAAIEQVVNSRTDEATVSAQVLRRKVERLLAAEHGAGAVMMPSRAAFYRLLEAVSTGRHLLGSARTRRSLGKQPKRMFGQLTAARPGEVMEIDSTPLDIMVIHDDGKVDRCELTGLVDVATRTLTAVVLRPSTKAVDAALLLARAMTPEPMRPGWSDALRMSRSVLPYTSLLPLDERLAQAAAKPVIVPETVVSDRGKAYISDNFRNACRHLGISFQPAHPDTPTDKPHVERTLGSVATMFAQYVAGYTGRSAETRGKDPAAQAAWSIHELQELLQEWVVAIWQTRPHDGLRDPLMPDRPLTPNEKYAALVSAAGYVPVALSPEEYIKLMPREWRVIGAGGVRINNRTYDARELRPYRRQPSGAGPDGKRWEVHYDPYDISCVWVRNHRGQGWITTTWRHLRTSPVPMGELVFDRAHQVLTERERRRPHEEEVAQAAVKLLDRAADGPEGGAERSAGQSKGRRRAVNRRDRKVAARTRATSTTTWPRPELPAANQAPQPEPDPDPEAAEENEEVAKVVPLGIFDAREEAKRWR
- a CDS encoding TetR/AcrR family transcriptional regulator yields the protein MPKRVDHAERRTQIAEALVRVAGRRGLHAVGMRDVAAEAGVSLRLVQYYFETKEKLLLFGLEQLTERFRERVSARVRAAGDSPGPRATVEAVLMAALPTDEESRTFHHLYTSYAVLSVNDPALAAQPFIKNPDAAEDAVAGLLQQAREAGLLDPGLDTRLEAVSLLAMSAGLGTSILVGQRSPEYAAAVLDHHLDRIFRTHG
- a CDS encoding class I SAM-dependent DNA methyltransferase, which encodes MNTDQWLADTRASYDTVAVSYADQLREALAGEPYLRAALALFAELVHATSGGPVADVGCGPGHVTAHLHELGVDAFGIDLSPAMIDLARRDHPSLRFEVGSMTDLHLADASLAGLLAFWSLIHVPDDAVPTVFSHFHRVLRPGGQLLVGFHVGDESRLKTQGYGGHPMNVYVHRRQPDQVTTWLRDAGFTVEAHMLLDLDESVPGAVLFAHSQP
- a CDS encoding alpha/beta fold hydrolase, whose protein sequence is MPETTARTQADVGRYVSDAWRERYFAACDAVYALGAPALAEQDVETSFGTTHVYRYGPAEPAAQSRTPVVLVHGAGSCSAIWYPNTPDLSAERPVYALDTPGDPGRSVQRAPLHRPEHAAQWLEETLAGLGLDRVHLVGTSYGGWLALNQAHRRPDRLASVTLLDPGGLEKVGPRFFVWLFVSLFATFAPKALRPRLAAWLEQPVLVMPELRTMIRTAVRAFRIRRPSPLPLSEDELSTIRTPLYLVLGKRSLLLHPHRQVERVPRLIPGARAEIVSGTGHGPQIDHAKETNRRMLDFMASVD